A section of the Girardinichthys multiradiatus isolate DD_20200921_A chromosome 5, DD_fGirMul_XY1, whole genome shotgun sequence genome encodes:
- the pcdh18a gene encoding protocadherin-18a isoform X8, whose amino-acid sequence MTGLFLTRMLRIVTIFVLTAQHVTGKTLKYQIFEEQKVGTVIARLRDDVADVLAKLPSSVSLRFRAMQRGSSSFLTVREQDGEISIRTKIDREKLCEKNLNCSIQFDVLTLPTEHLQLFHVEVEVLDINDNTPQFARALIPIEISESAAIGSRIPLDSATDPDVGENSLYTYALEPNRNFKIDVQSRSDGVKYAELVVLKELDREVRSSYELQYTASDRGVPPRTGSTLLRINIADSNDNSPVFEKSSYVINLPENSPVGTLLIDLNATDADEGTNAKIAYSFSNHVSPKIIETFKINTDSGHLTLIKRVDYETVNSYDIDVQAQDMGPNSMPAHCKILVKVVDVNDNKPDISINFPSQGNGDAAYVSEASPLDTFVALVRVEDLDSGLNKEVECKLHGQGYFKLQKTYENNYMILTNVSLDREKRSEFSLTVVAEDRGSPSLSTVKHFTVHVTDENDNPPRFEKGQYEIFKSENNAPGAYLTSIMATDPDLDTNGQVSYSILENSIHGSSISTYVIVDPSNGAIYALRSFDREDVSRISFVVQAKDAGKPPLTSNATVVLSILDENDNPPVIVVPQLWNFTAEIPASKFTEAGHLLTVVRATDRDTGVNADLICSIDNGNEAGFFVIEPRTCEIQANASLEHFPHDHAELTVVVRDQGSESLSAKAVLKINLYENMENHVQSVDQGEFVINMNMIIIITLVVILAMLLVIMVPFATHCNQEKKDTRHSYNCRVAESTHQHHPKKPSRQIHKSDITMVPTVNGTLPIRAHHRSPSATPPMDRAQMGVPQNHHSRQSLNSLVTISSHHIPESFALEMAHATPPVEQVSQLLSMLHQGQYQPRPSFRGNKYSRSYRYALQDMDKFSLKDSGRGDSEAGDSDCEMGRESPVDRLLLGEGFSDLMHLEMHHRLHPDFIAAFDTINHAILLSCLKSSLNITEFGAWPPTLHPVHATTGFHHRQPWSSLSLLC is encoded by the exons ATGACGGGACTCTTTCTAACAAGAATGCTGAGAATTGTCACGATTTTTGTGCTGACAGCGCAGCACGTTACCGGTAAGACGCTGAAGTATCAGATTTTCGAGGAGCAGAAGGTCGGCACAGTAATCGCACGCTTGAGAGACGATGTCGCGGACGTTTTGGCAAAACTTCCCAGCTCGGTGTCACTACGCTTTAGAGCAATGCAGCGGGGGAGCTCCTCTTTTCTCACCGTGCGTGAGCAGGACGGAGAGATCAGCATCAGGACCAAGATCGACCGGGAGAAACTCTGCGAGAAGAACCTCAACTGTTCAATTCAGTTCGACGTTCTGACGCTCCCCACAGAGCACCTCCAGCTGTTTCACGTCGAAGTAGAAGTACTAGACATTAACGACAACACGCCGCAATTCGCCCGAGCCCTCATCCCCATCGAGATTTCAGAAAGCGCGGCCATCGGATCGCGCATTCCCCTGGACAGTGCAACGGACCCCGATGTCGGTGAGAACTCCTTATACACATACGCTCTAGAGCCAAATAGAAACTTCAAGATAGACGTGCAGTCCAGGAGCGACGGGGTTAAGTACGCCGAGCTGGTGGTACTTAAGGAGCTGGATCGGGAGGTGCGCTCCAGTTACGAACTTCAGTACACAGCCTCCGACAGGGGCGTTCCCCCGAGGACGGGATCTACCCTCCTCAGAATCAATATCGCTGACTCTAATGACAACAGTCCTGTTTTTGAGAAATCATCCTATGTTATAAATCTGCCTGAAAACTCACCTGTTGGCACTCTGCTCATTGACTTAAATGCAACAGACGCGGATGAAGGCACAAACGCAAAAATTGCATATTCATTTAGCAATCACGTGTCCCCCAAAATTATAGAGACGTTTAAAATTAACACGGACAGTGGCCATCTGACCCTTATCAAGCGTGTGGACTATGAAACAGTAAATTCCTATGATATTGATGTGCAAGCTCAAGACATGGGTCCAAACTCCATGCCTGCTCactgcaagatcttggtgaaagtGGTAGATGTGAATGATAACAAACCAGACATCAGCATCAATTTCCCTTCTCAGGGGAATGGAGATGCAGCTTATGTATCTGAGGCATCTCCACTGGACACTTTTGTTGCTTTGGTAAGAGTGGAGGACTTGGACTCTGGGTTAAATAAAGAAGTTGAGTGTAAACTTCATGGTCAGGGTTACTTCAAATTGCAGAAGACCTATGAGAACAACTACATGATTTTGACCAATGTGTCCCTGGACAGAGAGAAGAGGTCAGAGTTCAGCCTGACTGTAGTGGCTGAGGACCGGGGGAGCCCCAGTCTCTCCACTGTCAAACACTTCACAGTGCATGTTACAGACGAAAATGACAACCCACCACGTTTTGAAAAGGGACAATATGAGATCtttaaatctgaaaacaatGCTCCCGGAGCATACCTGACATCTATCATGGCTACTGATCCTGACCTGGACACAAATGGACAGGTGAGCTACTCCATCTTGGAAAACTCTATTCATGGAAGTTCCATTTCTACCTATGTCATCGTAGACCCCTCTAATGGTGCCATCTATGCTTTACGCTCTTTTGATCGGGAGGATGTGAGTCGCATCTCGTTTGTTGTGCAAGCCAAGGACGCGGGCAAACCTCCACTGACAAGCAACGCTACAGTTGTTCTGAGCAttcttgatgaaaatgacaACCCCCCAGTTATTGTGGTTCCACAGCTGTGGAACTTTACTGCAGAAATTCCTGCTTCAAAGTTCACAGAGGCTGGACATTTACTGACAGTGGTGAGGGCGACTGATCGTGACACAGGGGTCAACGCTGATCTTATCTGCTCTATCGACAATGGCAACGAAGCAGGGTTTTTTGTTATTGAACCAAGAACATGCGAGATCCAAGCCAATGCCAGTCTTGAGCATTTCCCCCATGATCATGCTGAGCTCACTGTGGTGGTCAGAGATCAGGGGAGTGAAAGTCTTAGTGCTAAGGCAGTTCTAAAAATCAACCTCTATGAGAACATGGAGAACCATGTGCAGTCAGTGGACCAGGGGGAATTTGTGATCAATATGAACATGATTATCATCATCACGCTTGTGGTCATCTTGGCCATGCTCCTGGTCATCATGGTGCCCTTTGCCACTCACTGTAACCAGGAAAAAAAGGACACGAGGCACTCTTACAACTGCCGGGTGGCAGAGTCCACCCACCAGCACCACCCAAAGAAGCCTTCTCGCCAAATCCACAAAAGCGACATCACCATGGTACCCACAGTGAACGGCACCCTCCCCATCAGGGCCCACCACCGCTCACCATCAGCCACGCCTCCAATGGACCGGGCCCAGATGGGAGTTCCACAGAACCATCACAGCCGCCAGTCCCTCAACAGCCTGGTGACCATCTCGTCCCATCACATCCCAGAGAGTTTTGCCCTGGAAATGGCACATGCGACTCCACCAGTGGAG caAGTCTCACAGCTTCTGTCCATGCTCCATCAGGGCCAGTACCAGCCCAGACCCAGTTTCCGTGGCAACAAATACTCCCGCAGCTACAG gTATGCGTTACAGGACATGGACAAGTTCAGCCTGAAAGACAGTGGGCGTGGGGACAGTGAGGCAGGGGACAGTGACTGTGAGATGGGGCGGGAATCCCCAGTGGACAGGCTGCTGCTGGGGGAGGGGTTTTCTGACCTAATGCACCTCGAAATGCACCACCGACTCCACCCAG ACTTCATCGCAGCCTTCGACACCATCAATCATGCCATTCTTCTCTCCTGTCTAAAATCCTCCCTCAACATCACTG AGTTCGGTGCTTGGCCCCCTACTCTTCATCCTGTACATGCTACCACTGGGTTCCATCATCGGCAGCCATGGTCTTCACTTTCAC